A genomic region of Melanotaenia boesemani isolate fMelBoe1 chromosome 21, fMelBoe1.pri, whole genome shotgun sequence contains the following coding sequences:
- the LOC121632834 gene encoding serine protease 27-like, protein MALRKMIHLLVLVSLLSAESKAQLEVCGTTLPNPRIVGGEDAAPGSWPWQVSLQRNGSHFCGGSLISKEWVMSAAHCLYGTTTKGWQVSLGSQNLQGENPNEVSRGVATIITHPDYDNSFNNDIALLQLSSPVEFTDYIRPVCVAASGSVFNNGTESWVTGWGKIKEGESLPSPETLQEVTVPVIGNRQCDCLYGVGTITDNMICAGVLAGGKDSCWGDSGGPMMSKQGSVWVQSGIVSFGRGCAQPNLPGVYARVSRYQSWISSHISSDKPGFVQFASSGVDPDSSYTCPDLPST, encoded by the exons ATGGCTTTGAGGAAAATGATACACCTACTGGTTCTTGTGAGCCTTCTGTCTGCAG AATCTAAAGCACAGCTTGAAG TATGTGGGACCACACTGCCTAACCCCAGAATAGTTGGAGGTGAAGATGCTGCTCCTGGAAGCTGGCCATGGCAGGTCAGCCTTCAGAGAAATGGCAGCCATTTTTGTGGTGGTTCCCTAATCAGCAAAGAGTGGGTGATGAGCGCTGCTCACTGCCTTTATGG aaCTACAACAAAAGGGTGGCAGGTTTCTCTCGGTAGTCAGAACCTGCAGGGTGAAAATCCCAATGAAGTGTCCAGAGGTGTTGCCACAATCATTACACACCCAGACTATGACAACAGCTTCAACAATGACATTGCTTTACTTCAACTCTCCTCACCTGTTGAGTTCACCGACTACATTAGACCTGTGTGTGTGGCAGCGAGCGGCAGTGTGTTCAACAATGGCACCGAGAGCTGGGTCACTGGCTGGGGTAAAATCAAAGAAGGAG AATCGTTACCATCGCCTGAAACTCTTCAAGAGGTGACGGTGCCAGTTATAGGAAACAGACAGTGTGACTGTCTGTATGGAGTCGGTACAATCACAGACAATATGATCTGTGCTGGTGTTCTGGCAGGAGGCAAAGACTCATGTTGG GGGGACTCAGGGGGACCGATGATGAGTAAGCAGGGCTCCGTCTGGGTCCAGTCAGGAATTGTTAGTTTTGGTCGTGGCTGTGCTCAGCCCAATCTGCCAGGAGTCTACGCCAGAGTGTCCCGTTATCAGTCCTGGATCAGCTCTCACATTAGCTCTGACAAGCCAGGCTTTGTCCAGTTCGCCTCCAGTGGAGTGGATCCTGATAGCAGCTACACCTGTCCAGATCTGCCATCTACATAG